The Lytechinus pictus isolate F3 Inbred chromosome 15, Lp3.0, whole genome shotgun sequence genome contains a region encoding:
- the LOC129278054 gene encoding NMDA receptor synaptonuclear signaling and neuronal migration factor-like, with the protein MTLCGGKDYVPPRILLISSKVPKAEVLEETRRDKGVLVFRYDFNNDTFESIIDAIRINLQDYKPGCMAQSLCLYAQGGPGYVYMLRKKVLTTAKLKKESEADQVRFWKEIGKMMSRIHPEDTVIHVMGCNLLGSESGLQLFDDLEDLMQPNIVRFEAPLELSQEGNEMIKYYFNPAKYQLWKSSKYSRSELKLPPTMK; encoded by the exons ATGACGTTATGCGGAGGAAAAGATTACGTTCCTCCGAGAATACTG CTCATATCTTCCAAAGTTCCGAAGGCAGAGGTATTAGAAGAAACGAGACGAGATAAGGGTGTTCTTGTTTTCCGTTAC GACTTTAATAACGACACATTTGAATCAATCATAG atGCTATTCGTATAAATTTACAAGATTATAAACCAGGATGCATGGCACAGTCTCTCTGTCTATACGCTCAA GGCGGGCCTGGTTACGTCTACATGTTGAGGAAGAAGGTTCTAACGACAGCTAAGCTGAAGAAAGAAAGCGAAGCAGACCAAGTCAG GTTTTGGAAAGAGATTGGTAAGATGATGAGCAGGATACATCCTGAGGACACAGTCATTCATGTTATGGGATGCAATCTACTCGGGAGTGAAAGCGGTTTACAG TTGTTTGATGATCTGGAAGACTTAATGCAACCAAACATCGTACGATTCGAAGCACCACTCGAACTTAGCCAAGAAG GTAATgagatgataaaatattatttcaatccCGCCAAGTACCAGCTATGGAAGTCAAGCAAGTACTCTAGATCTGAACTCAAACTTCCCCCAACAATGAAATGA